The following coding sequences are from one Triticum dicoccoides isolate Atlit2015 ecotype Zavitan chromosome 4A, WEW_v2.0, whole genome shotgun sequence window:
- the LOC119284531 gene encoding 3-ketoacyl-CoA synthase 10-like, which translates to MAREELSTEIVNRGVEPSGPDAGSPTFSVRVRRRLPDFLQSVNLKYVRLGYHYLLSHGVYLATIPVIVLVCGAEVGSLSRDELWRKVWDEATYDLATVLAFLAVLAFTISVYIMSRPRPIYLIDFATYKPADELKVSKAEFIELARKSGKFDEESLAFQARLLAKSGIGDESYMPRCVFQPDANCATMKEGRAEASAAMFAALDELFDKCRVRPKDVGVLVVNCSLFNPTPSLSAMIVNHYKMRGNILSYNLGGMGCSAGVISIDLARDMLQASGAGLAVVVSTEAVSFTWYAGKRRSMLIPNAFFRAGAAAVLLSNRRRDFRRAKYQLEHVVRTHKGADDRAFRSVYQEEDEQRIKGLSISRDLVEVGGHALKTNITTLGPLVLPFSEQLLFFAGVLFRHLYPSKTSTPPPPAANGDTSAAAPYIPDFKRAFEHFCMHAASRDVLEHLQRNLGLRDADLEASRAALHRFGNTSSSSIWYELAYLEAKGRVRRGDRVWQLAFGSGFKCNSAVWRAVRRVRRPSRSPWLDCVDQYPARMDA; encoded by the exons ATGGCGCGGGAGGAGCTGTCGACGGAGATCGTGAACCGCGGCGTGGAGCCGTCGGGCCCGGACGCCGGGTCGCCGACCTTCTCGGTGCGCGTGCGCCGCCGGCTGCCCGACTTCTTGCAGTCGGTGAACCTCAAGTACGTGCGGCTCGGCTACCACTACCTGCTGAGCCACGGCGTGTACCTGGCCACCATCCCGGTGATCGTGCTGGTGTGCGGCGCCGAGGTGGGCAGCCTCAGCCGCGACGAGCTGTGGCGCAAGGTGTGGGACGAGGCCACCTACGACCTCGCCACCGTGCTCGCCTTCCTCGCCGTCCTCGCCTTCACCATCTCCGTCTACATCATGTCCCGCCCCAGGCCCATCTACCTCATCGACTTCGCCACCTACAAGCCCGCCGACGAACTCAAG GTGTCCAAGGCGGAGTTCATCGAGCTGGCGCGCAAGTCGGGCAAGTTCGACGAGGAGAGCCTGGCGTTCCAGGCGCGGCTGCTGGCCAAGTCCGGCATCGGGGACGAGTCCTACATGCCGCGCTGCGTCTTCCAGCCCGACGCCAACTGCGCCACCATGAAGGAGGGCCGCGCCGAGGCCTCCGCCGCCATGTTCGCCGCGCTCGACGAGCTCTTCGACAAGTGCCGCGTCCGCCCCAAGGACGTCGGCGTGCTCGTCGTCAACTGCAGCCTCTTCAACCCCACCCCCTCCCTCTCCGCCATGATCGTCAACCACTACAAGATGCGCGGCAACATCCTCAGCTACAATCTGGGGGGCATGGGCTGCAGCGCGGGCGTCATCTCCATCGACCTGGCGCGTGACATGCTCCAGGCCAGCGGCGCTGGGCTCGCCGTCGTGGTGAGCACCGAGGCCGTGTCATTCACGTGGTACGCCGGGAAGCGCCGGTCCATGCTCATCCCCAACGCCTTCTTCCGCGCGGGCGCCGCCGCCGTGCTGCTGTCGAACCGCCGCAGGGACTTCCGCCGCGCCAAGTACCAGCTGGAGCACGTGGTGCGCACGCACAAGGGCGCCGACGACCGCGCCTTCCGCTCCGTGTACCAGGAGGAGGACGAGCAGCGGATCAAGGGCCTGTCCATCAGCCGCGACCTGGTGGAGGTCGGCGGCCacgcgctcaagaccaacatcacCACCCTCGGCCCGCTGGTGCTGCCCTTCTCGGAGCAGCTCCTCTTCTTCGCCGGCGTGCTGTTCCGCCACCTCTACCCGTccaagacgtccaccccgccgccgccggccgccaacgGGGACACCTCGGCCGCCGCGCCCTACATCCCGGACTTCAAGCGCGCGTTCGAGCACTTCTGCATGCACGCGGCCagccgcgacgtgctggagcacctgcagcgcaACCTGGGCCTCCGCGACGCCGACCTGGAGGCCTCCCGCGCCGCGCTGCACCGCTTCGGCAACACCTCCAGCAGCAGCATCTGGTACGAGCTGGCCTACCTGGAGGCCaagggccgcgtccgccgcggcgaCCGCGTGTGGCAGCTCGCCTTCGGCTCCGGGTTCAAGTGCAACAGCGCCGTGTGGCGCGCCGTCCGCCGCGTGCGCCGCCCGTCCAGGAGCCCGTGGCTGGACTGCGTCGACCAGTACCCGGCGCGCATGGACGCCTGA